A DNA window from Ostrea edulis chromosome 5, xbOstEdul1.1, whole genome shotgun sequence contains the following coding sequences:
- the LOC130054724 gene encoding mitochondrial chaperone BCS1-like, whose translation MPVSDYLSSLGDNPYFGAGFGLFGVGFAASLLRKGAQFGFVWFRRNCMITLEIPNRDKSYHWLLNWITTHGTRTHHVSVETTFKQTETGRIYTKFDLIPSPGIHLFWYKNNCIKVERSVEKSAVSLQTGKPYETVMLTALGINKNLFLDILEDARTLALVSEEGRTVMYTPMGADWVPFGYPRRKRPIDSVVLDQGSSEKILNDIKEFTKNPKWYYDRGIPYRRGYLLYGPPGCGKSSYITALAGQLDYSICLMNLNDRGMSDDRLNHLLTTAPEQSIILLEDIDAAFLNRDLAKENPTMYQGMGRLTLSGLLNALDGVASAEARIIFMTTNYIERLDAALIRPGRVDIKEMIGHATDYQLQKMFARFYPEEGEVGGQKFCSLVRQQNRAVSAAQVQGLFLQYKDNPEGALSNVELLWKS comes from the exons ATGCCGGTATCGGATTACTTATCTTCCCTGGGAGACAATCCTTATTTCGGTGCAGGATTCGGGCTATTTGGAGTGGGTTTTGCAGCTTCTCTGCTCAGAAAAGGAGCTCAGTTTGGTTTTGTTTGGTTTCGGAGGAACTGCATGATTACTTTGGAAATTCCGAATAGAGATAAGAGTTACCACTGGTTACTTAATTGGATAACGACGCACGGGACTCGCACACATCACGTCAGTGTAGAGACAACCTTTAAGCAAACTGAGACAGGGCGCATTTACACGAAATTTGATCTCATTCCCAGTCCAGGGATCCACCTGTTTTGGTATAAAAACAACTGTATCAAGGTTGAGAGGTCTGTGGAAAAAAGTGCTGTTTCGCTACAGACTGGAAAACCGTATGAAACTGTTATGTTAACTGCGTTAGGGATCAATAAAAACTTGTTTTTAGATATACTAGAGGATGCCAGGACTTTAGCTCTTGTGAGTGAAGAGGGGAGGACAGTGATGTATACTCCTATGGGTGCAGACTGGGTTCCCTTTGGGTATCCAAGGAGGAAAAGACCAATAGATTCTGTTGTTCTGGATCAAGGATCATCagagaaaatattaaatgaCATAAAAGAATTTACTAAAAACCCAAAATGGTATTATGATCGTGGTATTCCATACAGAAGAGGGTATCTCCTGTACGGACCACCAGGCTGTGGGAAAAGCAGCTACATCACAGCACTAGCAG GACAGCTAGATTACAGTATATGTCTGATGAACCTGAATGACAGAGGAATGTCAGACGATCGTTTGAATCACCTGCTTACAACTGCTCCAGAGCAGAGCATCATACTACTGGAGGATATAGACGCTGCTTTCCTCAACAGAGACTTGGCCAAGGAAA atccaacaatgtatcaGGGTATGGGTCGATTGACACTAAGTGGACTTTTGAATGCATTAGATGGTGTGGCATCGGCAGAAGCTCGGATCATATTTATGACAACAAATTATATCGAAAG ACTTGATGCTGCCCTCATCAGACCAGGACGAGTGGACATTAAAGAAATGATTGGTCATGCCACAGACTATCAGTTGCAAAAAATGTTTGCAAGATTTTATCCGGAGGAGGGGGAGGTGGGTGGACAGAAATTTTGTTCTCTTGTGAGACAGCAGAATAGGGCTGTGAGTGCTGCCCAGGTGCAGGGGTTATTTCTACAATACAAGGACAACCCTGAAGGGGCTCTGTCAAATGTAGAATTACTGTGGAAATCCTAA